From the Mycoplasmatota bacterium genome, one window contains:
- the murG gene encoding undecaprenyldiphospho-muramoylpentapeptide beta-N-acetylglucosaminyltransferase: protein MKIIFSGGGTGGHIYPAIALIKALKKKEPTTEILYIGKKLAQEEKICKNESISFIGIKVRYFYRKLTFKNILTIIEFIKSYCEVKKIIKQFKPDIIIGTGGYVCAPVVYAGARKKIKTIIHEQNSIPGLTNKFLSHYADKIAISFSSSEQYFNHQKTVLTGNPRAQEVVMSKKIPKNQLKLQENKKLILIFMGSLGAKYVNQSIVKSLPILSKREDIEVIFVTGKSHYDTIISEVKDFKLKQNVFIKDYVENMPQLYQHADLVICRAGATTLAEISAIGIPSILIPSPYVTNNHQEKNALDLVQIGGAVMIKEKDLSEEILTNQILKIIDDPYQLQVLRINNKKLGIPNACDKFIELIEHLT, encoded by the coding sequence ATGAAAATAATTTTTAGTGGTGGCGGTACAGGTGGCCATATTTATCCAGCTATAGCGTTAATTAAAGCCCTGAAGAAGAAAGAACCAACTACAGAAATCTTATATATCGGCAAAAAATTAGCTCAAGAAGAAAAAATATGTAAGAATGAGTCAATTTCTTTTATTGGAATTAAAGTAAGATACTTTTATCGCAAGTTAACGTTTAAAAATATATTGACGATTATTGAATTTATTAAATCTTACTGTGAGGTAAAAAAAATAATCAAACAATTTAAACCAGACATAATAATTGGTACAGGTGGTTATGTCTGTGCACCAGTTGTTTATGCAGGTGCTAGAAAAAAGATTAAGACGATAATTCATGAACAAAATAGTATACCTGGTTTAACAAATAAATTCTTATCTCATTATGCTGATAAAATCGCTATTAGTTTTAGTTCTAGTGAACAATATTTTAATCATCAAAAGACCGTGTTGACAGGAAATCCACGTGCTCAAGAAGTAGTCATGTCAAAGAAAATACCTAAAAACCAATTAAAATTACAAGAGAATAAAAAACTAATCCTTATATTTATGGGGTCTTTAGGAGCAAAATATGTCAATCAGTCAATTGTAAAATCATTACCCATCTTATCAAAAAGAGAGGATATTGAAGTTATTTTTGTCACAGGAAAGAGTCATTACGATACTATAATTAGTGAAGTAAAAGATTTTAAATTAAAGCAAAATGTGTTTATTAAAGATTATGTTGAGAATATGCCACAGTTATATCAACATGCAGACTTAGTGATTTGTCGGGCAGGAGCGACCACTTTAGCCGAAATTAGTGCGATTGGAATTCCATCAATTTTAATTCCTTCACCTTATGTGACAAACAATCATCAAGAAAAAAATGCCTTAGACTTAGTTCAAATAGGTGGAGCAGTTATGATAAAAGAAAAAGATTTAAGTGAAGAAATTTTAACGAATCAAATTTTAAAAATAATAGATGATCCCTATCAATTACAGGTGTTGAGAATTAATAATAAGAAATTGGGAATACCTAATGCTTGTGACAAGTTCATTGAGTTGATTGAACATTTAACTTAA
- the murB gene encoding UDP-N-acetylmuramate dehydrogenase, producing the protein MIEVEKFLSENNYKNVKYDEPLSKHTTFRVGGKARIVVTPRSKRKIINLILFLKKKEIPFKVFGNGSNILPSDKDYEGVVIKTNQALKYMKVKDEEVVVGAGYSLVKLAHDIIEYELEGLEFFGGIPGTMGGAIYMNAGAYNKETKDVVLEVLLINNQGELVIYTNKDLKYSYRKSILQKEQPLLIIEAKLKLKKGNKDNITDILKQRKVRRQQTQPLEYPSGGSTFRNPNGINAYLLIDRAGLRGYVIGGAKVSEKHCNFIINYDKAKSKDVKDLVDYVINNVYQTTGKRLKPEIEFFNW; encoded by the coding sequence ATGATTGAAGTGGAGAAGTTTCTTAGTGAAAATAATTATAAAAATGTTAAATATGATGAACCACTATCAAAACATACCACTTTTAGAGTAGGAGGAAAAGCAAGAATTGTAGTTACACCAAGATCAAAAAGAAAGATTATTAACCTTATTTTATTTTTAAAAAAGAAAGAAATTCCATTTAAAGTATTCGGTAATGGGTCTAATATATTACCATCAGATAAAGATTATGAAGGGGTTGTGATAAAAACAAACCAAGCTTTGAAATATATGAAAGTAAAAGATGAAGAAGTGGTTGTTGGTGCTGGATATTCTTTGGTAAAATTAGCTCATGATATCATTGAATATGAATTAGAAGGATTAGAATTTTTTGGCGGTATTCCTGGGACAATGGGTGGTGCCATTTATATGAATGCAGGTGCTTATAATAAAGAAACAAAGGATGTTGTTTTAGAGGTATTATTAATCAATAATCAAGGAGAGTTAGTCATTTATACTAATAAGGATTTGAAATATTCTTACCGAAAATCAATTTTACAAAAGGAACAACCATTGTTAATAATAGAAGCAAAACTAAAACTAAAAAAAGGGAACAAAGACAATATTACAGATATATTGAAACAACGAAAAGTAAGGAGACAACAGACTCAACCACTCGAATATCCAAGTGGTGGATCGACATTTAGAAATCCAAATGGAATCAATGCCTATTTATTAATAGATCGTGCAGGTCTACGAGGTTATGTAATTGGTGGAGCTAAGGTCAGTGAAAAACATTGTAACTTTATTATTAATTATGATAAAGCTAAAAGCAAAGATGTGAAAGATTTAGTTGACTATGTCATTAATAATGTCTATCAAACAACCGGAAAAAGGTTAAAACCAGAAATTGAATTTTTCAATTGGTAA